One Candidatus Nanopelagicales bacterium DNA window includes the following coding sequences:
- the leuS gene encoding leucine--tRNA ligase has protein sequence MSQSPIEPAVYDFEAIQERWLPVWDDLAPFRSGRADDPRPKKYVLDMFPYPSGDLHMGHAEAYALGDVVARYWVQQGYNVMHPIGWDAFGLPAENAAIKRASDPIEWTYENIEQQKVSMRRYACSFDWDRVLNTCDPEYYKWTQWFFLQMYERGLAYRKDSAVNWCPTCQTVLANEQVVGGLCERCDSTVTKKKLNQWYLRITDYADRLLDDMKQLEGNWPEKVLLMQRNWIGKSTGAEVLFEIEGRAEPVTVYTTRPDTLFGATFFVVAADSDLAAELAAGTTAEAAFTEYLAEVRKSSDMDRLDSTRAKTGVFLERYAINPVNGERIPVWASDYVLADYGTGAIMAVPAHDQRDLDFAKTFDLPIRVVVASEEDPAITGVATADDGAHVNSGPLDGLGKEEAIAAMIAVLAERNTGKEAVNYRLRDWLISRQRYWGAPIPIIHCPSCGEVPVPLEQLPVVLPSAEGLDLKPKGSSPLGAATEWSHVACPKCAGPAVRDTDTMDTFVDSSWYYLRYLDPHNETAAFDPELAREWLPVDQYVGGVTHAILHLLYSRFFTKVLNDMGLLDFDEPFTRLLNQGMVVMDGSAMSKSRGNLVRLSDELNAHGVDAVRLTMVFAGPPEDDVDWADVSPSGSKKFLARAWRLSGDVTSATDVDFTKGDLALRKATHKAVHDAQQAVETFRFNVAIARAMELVNVTRKAIDTGVGAADPAVREAAQAVAIILSLVAPYTAEDMWMRLGHEPAVALAGWPVVDPALLVEDSVICVVQVAGKVRERLEVSPDISEADLREQALAAVADAIAGQELRTVIVRAPKLVNIVPA, from the coding sequence GTGAGCCAGTCCCCAATTGAGCCTGCTGTTTATGACTTCGAGGCAATCCAGGAGCGTTGGCTCCCGGTCTGGGATGACCTTGCTCCATTTCGCTCAGGTCGCGCTGATGACCCTCGCCCCAAGAAGTACGTCTTGGACATGTTTCCTTACCCATCAGGTGACCTCCATATGGGGCACGCTGAGGCGTATGCCCTCGGCGATGTTGTCGCTCGCTACTGGGTTCAGCAGGGCTACAACGTCATGCACCCGATTGGTTGGGACGCCTTCGGTTTGCCGGCAGAAAACGCAGCAATCAAGCGCGCTTCAGACCCTATTGAGTGGACGTACGAAAACATCGAACAACAAAAAGTTTCAATGCGTCGCTACGCATGTTCCTTTGATTGGGATCGCGTACTCAACACTTGCGATCCTGAGTACTACAAGTGGACCCAGTGGTTCTTCTTGCAAATGTATGAGCGCGGCTTGGCCTATCGCAAAGACAGCGCAGTTAACTGGTGCCCAACCTGCCAAACGGTACTGGCTAACGAGCAGGTCGTCGGTGGATTGTGTGAGCGTTGCGACTCAACCGTCACCAAGAAGAAGTTGAACCAGTGGTACTTGCGTATCACTGACTATGCAGATCGTTTGCTTGATGACATGAAGCAGTTGGAAGGTAACTGGCCAGAAAAAGTGCTGCTCATGCAGCGCAACTGGATCGGCAAATCAACGGGTGCTGAAGTGCTGTTTGAAATTGAAGGTCGCGCAGAACCAGTAACGGTGTACACCACGCGCCCCGACACTTTGTTTGGGGCAACCTTCTTTGTCGTTGCTGCTGACTCAGACTTGGCTGCAGAGCTTGCAGCTGGCACTACCGCTGAGGCTGCATTCACTGAGTACCTTGCTGAAGTTCGCAAGAGCAGTGACATGGATCGTCTTGATTCAACACGAGCAAAAACGGGTGTGTTCCTTGAACGTTATGCGATTAACCCAGTTAATGGTGAGCGTATTCCTGTGTGGGCTTCGGATTACGTGCTCGCGGATTACGGAACTGGCGCAATCATGGCTGTTCCCGCCCATGACCAACGCGACCTTGATTTCGCGAAGACCTTTGATCTTCCGATTCGCGTTGTGGTTGCAAGCGAAGAAGATCCTGCTATCACAGGGGTTGCCACCGCTGATGACGGTGCACATGTGAACTCCGGCCCGCTTGATGGCTTAGGTAAAGAAGAAGCAATCGCGGCGATGATCGCAGTGCTTGCAGAGCGCAATACCGGCAAAGAAGCGGTGAACTACCGCCTGCGTGACTGGCTGATTTCGCGCCAGCGTTACTGGGGCGCACCTATTCCGATCATCCACTGCCCATCTTGTGGTGAAGTTCCTGTTCCTCTTGAACAGCTTCCAGTGGTGCTTCCATCGGCTGAAGGCTTAGATCTCAAACCGAAAGGATCCTCTCCTCTTGGTGCAGCTACCGAGTGGTCGCATGTTGCATGCCCAAAGTGTGCTGGCCCTGCTGTTCGCGATACCGACACGATGGACACGTTCGTAGATTCGTCTTGGTATTACCTGCGCTACCTCGACCCACATAATGAAACGGCAGCTTTTGATCCAGAGCTAGCCCGCGAATGGCTTCCTGTTGATCAATATGTTGGAGGCGTCACCCACGCGATCTTGCATTTGCTGTACAGCCGTTTCTTCACCAAGGTGTTGAACGACATGGGCTTGCTTGACTTTGATGAACCATTTACGCGCCTGTTGAACCAAGGCATGGTCGTGATGGACGGCTCAGCGATGAGTAAGAGTCGCGGCAACTTGGTCCGTTTGTCAGATGAACTCAATGCCCATGGTGTTGATGCTGTTCGCTTGACGATGGTCTTCGCTGGTCCGCCAGAAGATGACGTCGACTGGGCCGATGTGTCGCCAAGTGGATCGAAGAAGTTCTTGGCACGCGCTTGGCGCTTATCTGGCGATGTCACAAGCGCTACTGATGTTGATTTCACCAAGGGTGATCTTGCTCTTCGCAAGGCAACGCATAAGGCAGTTCATGATGCACAGCAAGCAGTTGAAACCTTCCGTTTCAACGTAGCAATTGCTCGTGCAATGGAACTCGTGAATGTCACTCGTAAGGCGATCGACACTGGGGTTGGTGCCGCTGATCCTGCTGTTCGCGAAGCGGCGCAAGCTGTGGCAATCATTCTTTCCTTGGTTGCGCCTTACACCGCGGAAGATATGTGGATGCGCCTTGGCCACGAGCCTGCAGTGGCACTGGCTGGTTGGCCAGTGGTTGATCCAGCTTTGTTGGTTGAAGACTCGGTTATCTGTGTTGTACAGGTTGCGGGCAAGGTGCGCGAGCGTCTTGAGGTTTCACCTGACATCAGTGAAGCTGACCTTCGTGAGCAGGCACTTGCTGCAGTTGCAGATGCAATAGCTGGCCAAGAATTGCGCACAGTGATTGTTCGGGCCCCAAAACTGGTCAATATCGTGCCTGCGTAA
- a CDS encoding helix-hairpin-helix domain-containing protein, whose amino-acid sequence MAPSISDRLAGIAQQWLPPVRAEHSLPLVMPDTAVSHDGGQSIDRKSWKVLGAIAALAFVAMAWFWFRGQPQHVDSIPVTPTPLFSASGAAGVPSATGEVVVHVAGAVRKPGLKHLPIGSRVADAVSAAGGVTNAKAQDSVNLARTLIDGEQIVVGADGGSASSANGSHSGGKISLNSSNQQQLESLPGVGPSLAQRIMEYRSSHGGFRAVDDLDDVPGIGPATLSRLRPLVSM is encoded by the coding sequence ATGGCTCCTTCGATATCTGATCGCCTCGCTGGAATAGCTCAGCAGTGGTTACCGCCGGTACGAGCGGAACACTCTTTGCCACTTGTGATGCCCGATACTGCGGTATCGCATGACGGTGGTCAGAGCATTGATCGCAAATCGTGGAAGGTTTTAGGTGCAATCGCGGCCCTTGCCTTCGTTGCCATGGCATGGTTCTGGTTTCGGGGTCAGCCGCAACACGTAGATTCAATTCCTGTCACTCCAACTCCCTTATTTTCAGCAAGTGGTGCGGCCGGTGTGCCCAGTGCAACGGGTGAGGTTGTCGTCCATGTTGCGGGAGCGGTGCGCAAGCCCGGGTTGAAACATCTCCCGATCGGCTCGCGCGTTGCCGACGCGGTGAGCGCTGCTGGGGGAGTAACCAATGCCAAGGCGCAAGATTCAGTCAATCTTGCGCGAACACTCATTGATGGTGAGCAAATTGTCGTTGGAGCAGATGGTGGATCAGCCAGTTCTGCCAACGGATCTCACAGTGGCGGCAAGATCAGCCTCAATAGCTCCAATCAGCAACAACTTGAATCCCTTCCTGGTGTTGGGCCTTCGCTTGCGCAACGCATCATGGAATACCGAAGTTCCCATGGAGGCTTTCGCGCGGTAGATGATCTCGACGATGTGCCCGGCATTGGGCCTGCAACCTTAAGTCGGCTCCGACCACTTGTTTCGATGTGA
- a CDS encoding DNA internalization-related competence protein ComEC/Rec2, giving the protein MRISGIALPCLALWGGALAVELLCINTDLVPFTALEICFAIVLAVGALSAVRALLLKLSVPTKTIAVTLGAFVGVSVAVFHLNALKSEPLRTWVSEQQSVDLVGIVQSEGKEDQSANARLWSQEPQVSWSIASSWVEFRGEQWRIELPISVKGPWQPPPIGSLVKVHGKLTTGEAPQTAAQLRANRDPVVLAPPGIIDASANSLRAGLQRALVGRPVDSGALVAGLAIGEQSMQPQELKDAMRTAGLSHLTAVSGGNLAIVIVIVVGATRLLRLKLPVQIITTLVALTWFVILVRPQPSVLRAAVMATVVLVGMFSGGQRRGIAVLAVSIAVLIVIAPALAISWGFALSVGATAGLILFAPTMLEWIQRKFPAMPKTLQDGLAVTLTAQIATLPIVIAMGSSVGLAGVPANVLAMPVVPVITILGLLAAVLSVVFMPAAVFVGVVASWLASWIANVAFWCANLPFAVVPWPSGMAGAAFFAVLIAVVMFARKRVHQFFPSGIPAILQWGSATIVLALVLFIVFSSSSRRWLPAQWVLVACDVGQGDGVVLRTGDQAAMVIDVGLQGEVMDRCLDDLGIAVIDALVITHFHADHVGGLRGALRGRELRAAFTTSLNEPESQAREARAMVNERGVQLAVLHSGVSQQSGSVMWKVLWPSRLIDDEPNNASIVLIADAGGLRFVLPGDIEPEAQAAVMAENPSPGAQVAKVPHHGSRYQDPAFARWTGASLAFVSVGEGNSYGHPAASTVANWQAAGAQVVRTDQQGSLAIWRQPDGTIGLLGQHG; this is encoded by the coding sequence GTGAGAATTTCTGGCATTGCGCTGCCATGTCTTGCATTGTGGGGCGGTGCCCTTGCGGTTGAACTCCTATGTATCAATACAGATCTGGTGCCATTCACCGCGTTGGAGATCTGTTTTGCAATCGTGCTTGCCGTTGGCGCACTGAGCGCGGTGCGAGCCTTACTACTCAAATTGTCTGTTCCAACGAAAACTATTGCTGTGACTCTTGGCGCTTTTGTCGGCGTGAGTGTGGCTGTTTTTCATCTGAATGCGCTGAAGAGCGAACCGTTGCGTACGTGGGTGAGCGAGCAGCAGTCAGTTGACCTCGTTGGGATTGTGCAAAGCGAAGGTAAGGAAGATCAATCAGCCAATGCGCGGTTGTGGAGTCAAGAGCCGCAGGTGAGTTGGAGTATTGCCAGCAGTTGGGTTGAATTTCGAGGCGAACAGTGGCGCATCGAATTACCAATATCGGTGAAGGGTCCGTGGCAACCGCCACCTATCGGGTCACTGGTCAAAGTGCATGGGAAATTGACCACGGGTGAAGCACCGCAGACTGCAGCGCAGTTGCGAGCAAATAGGGACCCTGTTGTTTTGGCTCCGCCTGGAATCATCGATGCCAGCGCAAATTCCTTACGTGCTGGATTACAGCGGGCATTAGTTGGTCGACCGGTTGATAGTGGTGCGTTAGTAGCAGGTTTAGCAATCGGCGAGCAGTCGATGCAACCACAGGAACTCAAAGATGCAATGCGCACAGCGGGGCTGTCGCATCTCACTGCAGTTTCTGGAGGCAATTTAGCAATCGTCATTGTGATTGTCGTGGGTGCTACGCGACTACTGCGATTGAAGTTGCCCGTTCAAATCATCACCACCCTTGTGGCACTCACGTGGTTTGTGATCCTCGTGCGCCCTCAACCTAGCGTCTTACGTGCTGCAGTGATGGCGACAGTGGTACTCGTTGGAATGTTCAGCGGTGGGCAACGAAGAGGCATTGCTGTGCTTGCGGTTTCGATCGCGGTACTCATTGTCATTGCGCCAGCTTTGGCGATTTCGTGGGGCTTTGCGTTATCGGTTGGTGCTACCGCAGGCCTCATTCTTTTTGCGCCGACCATGCTCGAATGGATCCAGCGGAAATTTCCAGCAATGCCTAAAACCCTTCAAGATGGTCTGGCTGTGACGTTAACTGCTCAAATTGCAACCCTGCCCATTGTTATCGCGATGGGAAGTTCTGTTGGCTTAGCCGGAGTTCCAGCAAACGTGCTGGCAATGCCCGTGGTTCCTGTTATTACGATTCTGGGACTACTTGCGGCAGTACTCAGTGTGGTGTTCATGCCTGCAGCTGTATTCGTTGGCGTTGTTGCGAGTTGGCTGGCTTCATGGATTGCAAATGTTGCATTCTGGTGCGCGAATCTTCCGTTCGCTGTGGTGCCATGGCCAAGCGGCATGGCAGGGGCTGCATTCTTTGCGGTGCTGATTGCTGTGGTGATGTTTGCGCGCAAGCGCGTACACCAATTCTTTCCCAGTGGCATTCCAGCGATCCTGCAATGGGGATCAGCAACAATTGTGCTTGCGCTCGTGCTGTTCATTGTGTTCTCAAGTTCAAGTCGACGGTGGCTGCCCGCCCAATGGGTACTTGTTGCCTGCGATGTTGGTCAAGGTGACGGTGTTGTACTTCGCACGGGCGATCAAGCCGCGATGGTCATCGATGTGGGGCTACAAGGCGAGGTGATGGATCGCTGCCTTGATGATCTGGGGATCGCGGTGATCGATGCGTTAGTCATCACGCATTTCCACGCAGACCATGTCGGTGGTTTGCGCGGTGCATTGCGGGGTAGGGAGTTGAGAGCTGCATTCACTACATCACTCAATGAACCGGAAAGCCAGGCTCGCGAAGCACGAGCAATGGTGAATGAACGTGGTGTTCAACTGGCGGTGTTGCATTCGGGTGTCTCACAACAGTCCGGCTCAGTGATGTGGAAAGTTCTGTGGCCCAGTCGTCTCATCGATGATGAGCCAAATAACGCGAGCATTGTGTTAATCGCTGATGCGGGTGGGCTTCGTTTTGTGCTCCCCGGAGACATCGAGCCCGAAGCCCAGGCGGCGGTGATGGCTGAAAATCCTTCCCCGGGTGCGCAAGTTGCCAAGGTTCCCCACCACGGCAGTCGATATCAGGATCCAGCTTTTGCTCGTTGGACTGGGGCTTCGCTGGCCTTCGTCAGCGTGGGCGAAGGCAATAGCTACGGCCACCCTGCGGCGAGCACGGTAGCCAATTGGCAGGCTGCCGGAGCACAGGTTGTCCGCACTGATCAGCAGGGCAGTCTTGCCATTTGGCGCCAACCTGACGGCACAATCGGGCTCTTGGGCCAGCACGGATGA
- the holA gene encoding DNA polymerase III subunit delta — protein MAKTAVSIPRITIAIGNEPLLIDRVVRTTLKQLTANEGELQITTLAANGDDAAALLREASSPNLFGENTAVVVTGIDQATDELDGVLRAFAEDPADHAWLILTHPGGVKGKNLLDTLKKSGAEQIACTQLKGKELRGYLTKEIASYKRAMTDEALSALIDSVGTDLRLLTGAISQLTADVENNPIGLDDVHDYFAGITGVTGFAVADAVWDRRPAEALRSLRWAMRDSGDISVPMVMALASGLRSIIRVAAAGPGTSEADVARQAGVPPWKVKALRHQWAAWSGDQRRLAAAAVALADADGAAKGGVGEGTALDPEQKLLALERLVLLTSSKGAL, from the coding sequence ATGGCTAAAACTGCAGTTTCGATCCCGCGCATCACCATCGCGATCGGAAATGAACCGCTGCTCATTGATCGAGTCGTTCGCACAACACTGAAGCAGCTGACTGCCAATGAGGGTGAACTGCAAATCACGACCTTGGCCGCCAATGGTGATGATGCTGCTGCGCTACTACGCGAGGCTTCAAGTCCGAATCTTTTTGGTGAGAACACCGCAGTTGTTGTGACCGGCATCGACCAAGCAACCGATGAACTTGATGGCGTGCTGCGTGCCTTCGCCGAAGATCCAGCCGATCACGCGTGGTTAATCCTGACTCACCCTGGTGGCGTTAAAGGCAAGAATCTGCTCGATACTTTGAAGAAGAGTGGTGCCGAACAGATTGCCTGCACACAACTCAAGGGTAAAGAGCTTCGCGGCTATCTCACGAAAGAAATCGCTTCATACAAGCGAGCGATGACCGACGAAGCCTTGTCGGCGCTCATTGATTCTGTCGGCACAGATCTACGCCTGCTCACTGGCGCTATTTCACAGCTCACGGCCGATGTTGAGAACAATCCCATCGGGCTTGATGATGTGCACGATTACTTTGCCGGCATCACAGGCGTCACTGGTTTCGCGGTAGCCGATGCAGTCTGGGATCGCCGGCCAGCTGAAGCCCTGCGTTCCCTTCGTTGGGCTATGCGTGACTCCGGTGACATCTCGGTGCCAATGGTCATGGCTCTTGCTTCTGGATTGCGCTCCATTATTCGAGTGGCTGCAGCTGGGCCTGGAACTTCTGAAGCCGATGTTGCTCGGCAGGCGGGAGTGCCACCTTGGAAGGTCAAGGCATTGCGTCATCAATGGGCGGCATGGAGTGGTGATCAGCGCCGGCTCGCAGCAGCTGCTGTTGCGTTAGCGGATGCTGATGGCGCTGCTAAAGGTGGCGTGGGTGAGGGAACAGCCCTTGATCCTGAGCAGAAATTACTTGCTCTGGAACGGCTCGTTTTACTGACATCGTCAAAGGGCGCGCTCTAG
- the gabT gene encoding 4-aminobutyrate--2-oxoglutarate transaminase: protein MTVETSLVQERRLVTPIPGPKSVEVLKRRSAATSAGLGMAIPVVIERAHDAILQDIDGNCIIDLGSGIGVTNVGNTNDRVVARVIDQVQAITHTCFTVAPYESYIEVCEILNEITPGDHPKKSLLVNSGAEAVENAVKVARHYTKRPAVVVFEHAYHGRTNLTMALTAKNIPYKEGFGPFANEIYRVPFPYLYRWLGNPATITEDALNEITLKIEKEIGAHNVAAILIEPILGEGGFLVPPVGFLPGLAQYAKENGIVFIADEVQSGFARTGDMFAVDHEGVVPDMMTMAKGIAGGLPLAAVTGRAEIMDSVHAGGLGGTYGGNPVACAAALGTLESYSQDNLIERAQHIGQILNESLTMLASTYPIIGEVRGRGAMQAIELVHAGSKEPNAQAVTDVVTYCQSKGVLVLTAGTYNNVIRFLPPLVITDELLRDALGVLEEAFASLS from the coding sequence ATGACGGTTGAAACTTCCCTCGTCCAAGAGCGCCGGTTGGTGACTCCCATTCCTGGACCTAAGTCAGTGGAAGTTCTTAAACGTAGATCAGCAGCAACCTCAGCTGGGCTCGGCATGGCCATCCCAGTGGTCATTGAGCGTGCCCACGACGCAATTCTCCAAGACATCGATGGCAACTGCATCATCGATCTTGGATCAGGCATCGGTGTGACAAACGTTGGTAACACGAACGACCGAGTAGTTGCGCGCGTAATCGATCAGGTTCAAGCAATCACGCACACCTGCTTCACAGTTGCTCCATACGAGAGCTACATCGAAGTCTGCGAAATCTTGAACGAGATCACTCCAGGTGATCATCCGAAAAAGTCGTTGCTGGTGAATTCAGGTGCTGAAGCCGTTGAGAATGCGGTCAAGGTCGCGCGTCATTACACCAAGCGTCCAGCTGTGGTGGTGTTCGAACATGCTTACCATGGCCGAACGAATCTCACGATGGCGCTCACGGCAAAAAATATTCCGTATAAGGAAGGCTTTGGCCCATTCGCAAACGAGATTTACCGCGTGCCTTTCCCTTACTTGTACCGCTGGTTAGGTAACCCTGCGACGATTACTGAAGATGCGTTGAATGAAATCACGCTGAAAATTGAAAAAGAAATTGGCGCACACAACGTGGCTGCCATTTTGATTGAACCGATTCTCGGCGAAGGTGGTTTCCTCGTTCCGCCGGTAGGTTTCTTGCCTGGTCTTGCACAATACGCAAAAGAAAACGGCATCGTGTTCATCGCAGATGAAGTGCAATCAGGCTTCGCTCGAACCGGTGACATGTTTGCTGTTGATCATGAAGGCGTAGTTCCTGACATGATGACGATGGCCAAGGGCATTGCCGGTGGTCTCCCGCTTGCTGCAGTCACTGGCCGCGCTGAGATCATGGATTCGGTACATGCGGGTGGCTTAGGTGGCACGTACGGCGGCAATCCCGTTGCTTGCGCTGCAGCGTTGGGCACTCTTGAGAGTTACTCCCAAGACAATCTCATTGAGCGTGCACAGCACATTGGCCAGATTCTCAATGAGTCACTCACAATGTTGGCGAGCACGTACCCAATCATTGGCGAAGTGCGAGGGCGCGGAGCGATGCAAGCAATTGAACTCGTGCATGCAGGTTCGAAGGAACCAAATGCCCAAGCAGTTACTGATGTTGTCACGTACTGTCAAAGCAAGGGCGTACTTGTGCTCACTGCAGGCACCTACAACAACGTGATTCGCTTTCTTCCGCCATTGGTTATCACGGATGAACTTCTGCGTGACGCCCTTGGTGTGCTTGAAGAAGCATTCGCCTCATTGAGCTGA
- a CDS encoding aminotransferase class V-fold PLP-dependent enzyme — protein MSELRYSAPLLDAYLSYFETVRTPFTIPGHKQQAAHLDAGLGKLVDVDTPLYGGLDEIKLTNQVLRQAESLAAAAWGGDWARFSTGGSTHANQAIIFALGQPGDRIAVSRTAHRSVLSALVLAGLEPIWMSPEIDEATGLPIGISVTEFEKTLDRDPIALLLTEPGYLGTISDLPPLIARAHERGIPVILDAAWGGHFGFHPQLPSHAIQLGADALITSTHKTLPGYSASALLVARTEFLNADRLEQSFETTHTTSPAGAPLASIDGCRALLETRGEELLSYLISNVNAFKARVQAEFDPQIFLNVDDFPAGRFDPVKIVLRANQLGASGVDIERALIEQGIRVEMADRDTLVFLATLADQEADFNHAADVLIPILKTLATTPRPSATALSWSVVPQVGISMRDAYFAPTELVQWADAAGRISADLIAPYPPGVAVVAPGEILTEEIITGLKASQLAGVRIAYATDPTLEHYRVVK, from the coding sequence GTGAGTGAATTGCGTTACAGCGCCCCTTTGTTAGATGCGTACCTCTCGTATTTTGAGACTGTTCGCACTCCGTTCACCATTCCAGGCCACAAGCAGCAGGCCGCACACCTTGATGCTGGCCTGGGCAAGCTCGTCGATGTTGACACTCCCCTTTATGGCGGACTCGATGAAATCAAGCTGACCAATCAGGTTTTGCGGCAGGCCGAAAGCCTTGCTGCGGCTGCGTGGGGCGGCGACTGGGCTCGTTTTTCAACTGGCGGATCAACCCACGCCAATCAGGCAATCATCTTTGCGCTCGGCCAACCAGGCGACCGCATCGCCGTCTCACGCACAGCTCACCGTTCGGTCTTGAGTGCGCTCGTACTGGCCGGATTAGAACCAATTTGGATGTCGCCAGAGATTGATGAAGCAACAGGCTTGCCAATCGGTATTTCGGTTACTGAATTTGAAAAGACTCTCGATCGCGATCCGATTGCACTGCTTCTGACTGAGCCTGGCTATCTCGGCACGATCTCTGATCTGCCACCGCTCATTGCCCGGGCACATGAACGTGGCATTCCGGTGATCTTGGATGCCGCTTGGGGCGGCCACTTTGGTTTCCATCCCCAATTGCCTTCGCACGCAATACAACTCGGTGCGGATGCACTCATCACCAGCACGCATAAAACCCTTCCGGGTTACAGCGCATCTGCGTTGCTTGTTGCGCGCACTGAATTTCTCAATGCTGATCGACTAGAGCAGAGTTTCGAAACCACTCACACGACTTCGCCCGCAGGTGCACCACTGGCCTCAATCGACGGGTGTCGCGCGTTATTGGAAACGCGCGGTGAAGAACTACTCAGCTATCTCATCTCAAACGTCAATGCCTTCAAAGCTCGCGTACAAGCCGAGTTTGATCCACAAATTTTCTTGAATGTTGATGACTTCCCTGCTGGTCGTTTCGATCCGGTCAAAATTGTGTTGCGCGCAAATCAACTTGGCGCGTCAGGTGTGGACATCGAACGAGCACTCATCGAACAAGGCATCCGGGTAGAAATGGCTGACCGCGACACCTTGGTGTTCCTTGCAACGCTCGCTGATCAAGAAGCTGATTTCAATCACGCAGCAGATGTACTGATTCCGATTCTCAAAACACTAGCCACAACACCTCGACCAAGCGCAACGGCATTGAGCTGGTCAGTCGTTCCACAGGTGGGCATTTCTATGCGCGATGCGTACTTCGCGCCTACTGAACTCGTGCAATGGGCCGATGCAGCAGGAAGAATTTCCGCTGATCTCATTGCGCCATATCCACCAGGCGTTGCAGTGGTTGCACCCGGGGAGATTCTTACGGAGGAAATCATCACCGGTCTCAAAGCATCACAGCTTGCCGGCGTGCGAATTGCCTATGCAACTGATCCAACTCTGGAGCACTACCGGGTTGTGAAATAA
- a CDS encoding FUSC family protein, translated as MDTKDLNVFRLERSLNWIGAIRVGIVVGALVSWCFFTDNVHYALPLAMGSLFTGMAEAGEQTGHRWRTMLWTTMWLFLATLLGGFLTDVFWLGLIATALVAAGSGLAGSASPRAGLIALFALVNFTVYFGGPDTAMSPWLSASLIAVGGLSQALVMIGPYLITDPRIFIREFKRRPPFIPRVREHLRWHDQYVDHAIRLSIAVTVATAIAQVSGLQHQYWLPMTVAWVTQSGQLGTVRRVLSRILGTFAGLIVVIAYIDWVHAQGQWLVPLTAIAGGLAVLFITSNYLISVIGTTTLIVTVLYMDGDKLSSTAPLRLGETIVAGIIAIAALAIWPDKKILPEPTSVPSKA; from the coding sequence GTGGACACCAAAGATCTCAATGTTTTCCGGCTCGAGCGCAGCCTGAACTGGATCGGTGCCATTCGGGTGGGCATCGTGGTGGGCGCTTTGGTGAGTTGGTGTTTCTTCACCGACAACGTGCATTACGCGTTGCCACTAGCCATGGGTTCCCTGTTCACAGGCATGGCTGAGGCCGGCGAACAAACAGGCCATCGCTGGCGCACCATGCTTTGGACCACCATGTGGCTGTTCCTGGCCACATTGCTCGGCGGATTTTTGACCGATGTGTTTTGGCTCGGGCTCATCGCCACTGCACTCGTTGCAGCCGGATCGGGACTTGCAGGTTCAGCCAGCCCTCGCGCCGGATTAATTGCCCTTTTCGCGTTGGTGAACTTCACTGTCTATTTCGGTGGCCCAGACACCGCAATGTCACCATGGCTATCAGCTTCACTGATTGCCGTGGGCGGCCTTTCGCAGGCGTTAGTGATGATTGGCCCATATTTGATCACCGATCCACGAATTTTCATCCGTGAGTTCAAGCGACGTCCACCGTTCATTCCACGGGTTCGCGAACATCTGCGTTGGCATGATCAATATGTTGATCATGCAATCCGATTATCAATTGCTGTCACAGTAGCGACAGCAATAGCCCAAGTCTCCGGCCTTCAACATCAATATTGGCTGCCAATGACCGTTGCTTGGGTGACTCAATCCGGGCAACTTGGAACCGTGCGGCGCGTACTCTCGCGGATTCTTGGCACCTTTGCCGGCCTGATCGTGGTGATTGCTTACATCGACTGGGTGCACGCCCAAGGCCAGTGGCTTGTTCCGCTCACTGCGATTGCCGGCGGACTGGCAGTGCTGTTTATTACCTCGAATTACCTCATCAGCGTAATTGGCACCACCACGTTGATTGTCACCGTGCTCTACATGGATGGCGACAAACTTTCGTCCACTGCGCCACTACGCCTAGGTGAAACTATCGTTGCCGGGATCATCGCCATTGCGGCATTGGCGATTTGGCCTGACAAGAAAATATTGCCAGAACCAACTTCAGTACCTAGCAAGGCGTAA